TTTTCAAGTcttattttaagagtttttgggttttttgttgttgtcctaAGTCagcaaaagaatatttaatatctGTATCTTTTTTCTGTGTTCATAGCCAACTTTTCTCCTTTTAGGGAAATAAGACTCTCTTATATGATTTGCAGACACCAATGggaatacttaaaaattattctctTCAGTATCTTTACTTACATTTGTTTTCATAGTCTTCAATCTGTTGGTCTTGGTACTTATCTTTCAGGCTGTTGCTTTTTACTGGTGTTAAATTTGTTTAGCAGTCTTCAAATCTGTTCTTCCTGATGCTTCTTTCTCAGATCGTTGTTTTCCCTCCAGCATTTGGACCCTTTGCTGTTTGCTGTGTGAAGAGAAAGGTAAAGACCTCATTAGATCAATGTAGGCAGCTGATGTGTGATGCTCAGCAAGGCAGAGGTCTGTTTACTTGGCAAGATTTTCCTTTGAACGAAAGGACAGACTTAGGGCCTCTTATACAGATTATTGGGTTATGTGTACAGAACAGACTTCACTTAGGCTCTCCAGAGAGGGACAAAGCTTGAGGGGACCCCCTTCCGCCTGCCAAAGTGGGTAGTGCCTTACCTGATGGCAGAGCATGATAGTCTGTTTCCCCAGAGTTGCCTTAAAACAAAAGCTGTGACCAAATCGGGGGACTAAGCACAGTACCCTGCTCCTCTCTTTGGATGCAAAGTTCACGCAGACACCTTGAGGcagttccttgcttttttttttttttaattttattttgtactggAGTAGAGTtgactaacaatgttgtgttagtttaaggtgtacagcaaagtgatttagttatacatgtacatatatctattctttttcagattcttttcccatataggttattacagagtatcgagtagagttccctgtgctatacagcaagtccTTGTTGAAGTTCCTTGCTTTTTACAGGGAACGTTCTCCTGAGTGTTAACCCTCAGCCCACCCCTCCTGGGGGTCAGGAGTGTGGCAGCCCTTCCGTGACTCACGTTCCCTGTTCTTCAGCCCAGAGCCCATCTTGGCTTCCAGCTGCGGCTGCTgctgagctgggaggtctctctgGGCTCTGAACAGAAGTTGAGACTTTTGCATATTCTATGTTTACATTAAGGGGCGAGCACAATGCCTCCAGTATCTGCCTCCTACTCTGTATCTTCCAGAAACTTCCTCTGCTCTGAGAAGTGTATTGGTGTTTTTATGACTCTCCCTGCTGTAGTTTTGAAGGCAGGGGAGGTTAGGTTGTGCAATCAAATCTTTATCTCCTCCATGAAgcgtaccctgagaaaactgagatttaacCACCCTCTCCCTTTGTGACCTCACTCTACCTCGTACACACATTTTTTCATGGTTCCTGTAATTTATTACTGCATGTGTATGTTTATGTAGAAAGTCCCATCATTCTGTAAACTCCTTAAAGACAGGACCAGTgtcacacatacacaatggaatcctactcagccataaaaaagaatgaaattatgccatttgcagcaacatggatggacctagagattatcatactaaatgaagtaagtcagaaagagaaagacaaataccatgtgatatcacttatatgtggaatctaaaatatgacacaaatgaacttatctgcaaaacagaaacagacccacagacatagagaacagacttgtggttgccaagggggagggggagtgggggagggacggATTGGGAGTtcagggttagcagatgcaaactattatacataggatggataaacaacaaggtcctactgtatagaacagggaagtatattcaatatcctgtgataaaccataatagaaaagaatgaaaaagtatgtatatatatgtataactgaatcactgtgctgtacagtagaaattaacacaacattgtaaatcaactatacttaataaaataaattaaaaaaacaaaaaacaggacaaGTGTATTACCTTAGCATCCTCTATGGCTAGGACAATTGTAGGCCTGTAGAGGAACTCAAATTGTTTTATGAATCACCAACTAAAGATAGAGGCTGAGTATTTCTTGTGTGATTTCTCTTTCTCCAACAAAATACAGGCAGActtcattttattgtactttgcttTATTGAACTTTGCagttactgcattttttttttttttttttttttttacaaattgaaggtttgtggaaaCCCTGCATCAGGCAAGGCTATCGGTCAACAGcctttgctcacttcgtgtctctgtgtcacattttggcaattcttgcaatatttcaaattttttcattattattgtatttgttagggtgatctgtgatcagtgatctctgatgttactattataattgttttggggcaccacgaACTTTGCCCATATAAGACGGCAAACTTAATCCgtaaatgttttgtgtgttctgactgctccactgaccagctcttcccccatctctctccctctccttagaCCCCCCTATCCCCTGAGATACAACACTATTGAAATTAGGCCACTTAATAGCCCTACAGTGGCTTCTAAGTGTTCAAGTCAAAGGAACAATTGAATGTTTCTCATttaaaatcaaaagctagaaatgattaagcttagcgAGGGAGGCATGTTGAAAGTTGagacaggctgaaagctaggcctttTGTGCCAAACaattagccaagttgtgaatgcaaaggaaaagttcttgaaggaaattaaaagtgctacttcaGTGAACAcgcaaatgataagaaagtgaaacagtcttattgctgatatggagaaagttttagtggtctggatagaagatcaaagcAGCCACAACATTTCCTTAAGCCAAAGACTAATCTAGAGAAagaccctaactctcttcaatatTATGACGGCTAAGAGAGGTCAGGAAGCTGctatctaggactttcatagctagagaggagaagtcaatgcctggcttcaaaggacaggctgactctgtTGTTAgtggctaatgcagctggtgacttgaagttgaagccagtgctcatttaccattctgaaaatcctaggacccttaagaattatgctaaatctactctgcctgggctctgtaaatggaacaacaaagcctggctgccagcacatctgtttataacatggtttcctgaatattttaatCCCACTGTTGAGACCcactgcaccaaaaaaaaaaaaaaagattcctttcaaaattattactgctcattgacaatgcacctgatcACCCAGGAGCTATGATGGAGATGGACGacgagattaatgttgttttcatgcctgctaacacaacatgcATTGTGCAGCTCATGGAGCAAGGAGTAATTTCTTTAAGAAGTACACTTCATAAGGCgatagctgggcttccctggtggtgcagtggttaagaatccgcctgccaatgcaggggacacaggttcaagccctggtccgggaagattccacatgccgcagagcaactaattccatgtgccataactactgagcctgtgctctagagcccgtgagccacaactactgagcccgtgtgccacaactactgaagcatttAGTAGTTTAGCTTTTGGAAAGCAtttaccattctagatgccatgaaGAATATTTGTGATTCATGAGAAGAAGTCAACATATCAACATTAAcaagagtttggaagaagttgattccaacccccaaggatgactttgaggggttcaagacttcagtggaggaagtaacttcAGGGGTGGTGGAAATAGCAATAGGATTAAAATTAGAAGTGGTGCCTGAAGATGTGATTGAATTGCTgccatctcatgataaaactttagcaGATGAGGAGTTGCATCTTTTGGataagcaaagaaagtggttccttgagatggaatctactcctgggaAAGATGCTgcaaagattgttgaaatgacaacaaaggatttagaatattacacatacttagttgataaagcagtggcagggtttaaGAGGATTGACTCCGATTTTGAAACAAGtcctactgtgggtaaaatgctgtcaaacagcattgcatgctaaaGAGAAATCGTTCGTGAAAGGAGgaatcaatcaatgtggcaaaattcattgttgtcttattttaagaaattgccatggTCACCTCAGCTCtcagcagccaccaccctgatcagccaCCAACATCAAGActagaccctccaccagcaaaaagattacaacttgctgaagtctcgattgttagcatttttttaacaataaagtgtttttaaattaaggcatGTACATTGCTTTTTTAGATATAATACTATTGCACGCTTAGTAAATAGCataaatataatgtttatatgcactgagaaaccccccaaaattcgtgtgactcgattgcagtagtctggaaccaaacctgcaatatctctgggGTCTGCCTGTATAACATGATGGAAGGTATGTGGTAGACGACCTTTATAACATTTTCTGGTCAACTCTACAGTGAATACGGTAGGATCAGTACCCCTACATATTTCCCGTGCCATCTGGTCTTGTGCACTGCAGACTGAGCAGCCTTGGGCTATTACAGGGATCGGTGTTGTTCGAGGATGTATTGGTGGACTTCACCCAGAAGGAGTGGCAGTTGCTGGACCGTGCTCAGAGGCTCCTGTACAGggatgtgatgctggagaactaCGGGCACCTGGTGTCCCTGGGTAAGCCCAGCTTCCCGTGCAGCTCCTGACAGCATGTGTTTCCTGTCTTAGGAACCAAGTCACTGTAGTGCATCATGCATCTTGGGTTTGAGATTTTGGATTCAAAAACCTTTTAGGGAACTTGAAAGGATATTGTATTCTCACCTCCCTAGTAAAAGGGTCCCCATCATTCTACAGCTCCTAAAGCTTCTCCCTTCTGATTCTTCAAAGGGCTTGACTCCTAAGCAACTTTGCCAAGTCCCACGTCATTTCCCACAACAGGTCACTGTGTTTCCAAACCTGAGCTGATACTCAAGTTGGAACAAGAAGAAGAACCATGGATATTAAAGGGACAACTCCCAAGTGAGAGCCACCCAGGTGAGTTAATGAGGTCACCTGGAAGGCAGCCGGGGGAAACTGTATCCAAAGTGGCCAGTTCAGGGGGTAGTATCTTTGAAATGGGTTTTAGGAATCTCTTTTAGAGGCTCCAGACTTTTAGAAGTGACTAAAGGCAGATGACTACCATACCTTAGATATCAAGCCTCCATATATCACTCTTATATATAAAtgctctttgttttctgtttgacttTTATAGAGAGAGATTCGCTTGGTTTTTATAGAATCCAGTTGCTGACTTCCTCATCCTAGacctttatttctctgtttttctctctgttcaaTAATGGCCATCCTTTACGTTCCCTCCTATGCCAAATGTTCTGTAAATATGCATTTATTGATGGAtcattttattcaataaatatttacgaAGCACCAGCTATGCACCAGTCACGTTCTAAGTCACAGGAGATACAAAAGTGCAGTCTCTTCTCCTATCAGTAGATCCGAATAGCAGATCCATATGTAACATGTCTGGTAGTAATTGGCACTCTGAGAAATTAAAGTCAGAGGAAGGGGATGGAAACCAAAAGGGAGTCCTTTTTCAGAaggaagtcagggaaggcttctttgaGGAGGTGGACATTTGAACAGGAGAGTAGAATGGAGTCTTGAATGAAGGGATGGAGTGAGCGACGGATTATCTGAGAGATTCCAGATCAAGGAACAGCAGATGCCAAGCCTCTGAAACAGGAGCGTGCCTGGTGTAGTCAGAGAACAGCAAGGAAGTTGGTGGGACCAGAGGGGGTTCAGTGAGGAGAAAGCAACAGATGATGTCAGAGAGTTAGCTAGAGACAAAGCTTTATAGGCCTGGTAAGACTGAATTCTACTCTGAGTGAGATAGTAGGTAAGAGAAGAGGTCAAGGACTGCACCCTTGAGCATTACATTTGGAGGTCACGGAGACATAGGGCTCTAGCAAGAGAGACCAAGAAGGAGCACCCACTATGGTAGAGGGAGAATCAGGAGTCAGGGGTTTCCCAGGAGCCACgtgaaaaaaagtgttttttagaaggaaaaagtGAATTCCCAATATGCAGATGCAAATGTAGTCAGCAtcgcctttttttccccctgcaaatTATCCAAAggccacaaggaaaaaaattttaatgtcaattccatttcttttatagGTTGGAGGCAGCTGAAatcccaaactttaaaaaaagtggaaaaactgCCAAAAGCAATGAAAGTCAGGCTTGTTCACAGAAATAGAGAGAAAGTATCGTAGCTGTGGAAATAGTGTTAGAACATATTATACAGACAGTATTTACTTGCCGATTTTACCACAAATGGGACTTAAagtgttgagattttttttaacagtggGATAGTAGCAGTGCTCTGAAGGATATCTAGGTTCTGAGTAGAGCTAAGGACATAATATGTGCTAAGTGAAGACCATGAGAGTGTATTTGTTGTTGGAAACACACAATTGATGGAATTAAATACCCTGGTCTGATAGGAGCTGACAATACTGTAGACTTCTGGGATGATCAGTTGAACATATGTTGTGAATTTAGGTATAAAAATCTAGTATAAAGTCTAAGTATGAAAATCCAATATCAGATTTTTCTTGCTAGCATATTGGCTTCTATTTGTTTTATCTGCTACAGAAAAGTCTTAAGTTTTTAAGCATACAACCAATGTTATtgcataaaatgaaaatagtagaTAATAATAATCACTCATAGCCAAAACTTTTTAAGACAAAGATTGATAAAGGTCCTAAGACCAAGTCGAATAGCCAGGTGCTTGAGTtctcacaaaaaaagagaaatcagagaggaagaaaaaacgaTGTAAAAGTAGAATTAAACAACAAggttttactgtatagcacagggaactctattcaatatcttataataaactataatggaaaagaatcgaaaaaagaatataggtatatacatatgtacatgcataaccgaatcactttgctgtacacctaaaattaacacaatattgtaaatcaactatacttcagtattttaaaagtgaaattaaaaattagtatTGTGACAGGGCACAGTCAGTTGGTACAGTACATCAGCAGATTGAAAGAGGGAAAAGTAGAGTTGTCAATCAAGACAAATAACAATTGATTAGCTCTGATAGAATCAAATGATATGCAAGCATGGCTTATCCTCCATCTTTACTCTGACCCTTCCCTTGATCACCCTTTAGTCTTCCTTGTCTCCCTACTCAGTGTCCCTTATCTTTGCCCCATTCTTTTAATACCCTCCATCCTTGGATCATTTGTTTTCCTGACATCCTTTGGACTCACTTCACCACTCCTTGTGTTTTATTTCAAACTCTCTAcccattttgaggtaatttttgtaaCAAGCCAAAGCTACTTGTATTAATTTTcagctttctctcccttttttctactgcaatatgtgtttttgtttttgttttcatgtgcCAACTAAAAGAGTAGGGTAAATATGTGCTTAGGAGTTCCTTCATCCCAGGAGACTGTGTCTGAAACCTAAGAATTAACTCAACTTAGGGCATTTGTATACAAGCCTATTCCTTAAGAAATGTGTTAAGATTTATAATGTatgttaattatttatatttctagaaGTCCAAAGAACTAATAACATGAAAGAGATAAgccaagaaaatgaagacaagtATTTGAGGCAAGGTTTATTCATCAACAACAAAGCATTGACTGAGGAGAGAAATAAGACCTTCAGAGAAACACTTAATATGACCACAAATCCAGTGCCCTCAAAAAAAAGATCCTATCAATGTGACCCATTTGTAACAAACTTGAAAAGTGTTTTTGAATTAGTTATTAGTAATAGAAGCAGtgtgagaaaaaaatctaatgatTTCAATGGATGTGGATTCCTTACTACTGTGCATGAGAAAACCCATACAGGGAACAAGCCCAGTGAAAATGATCAAAAGAGGAAATCCCACAGGCAAATTGAGGACTTTATTCAACGTCAGAAGAATTCAGCTTTGGAGCAATGTCTTGAATATAATCATTGTGAGAAAGCTTTTCACAGAAAAACAGCCTTTGTTGCATGTAAGAGAGctcatacaggagagaaaccctctGAAGGTAACAAATATGGACAAGCCTTCCTCCAAAAGTTAAAGCTTGGTGCTTGTCCAAGAACCCTTAAGGGAAGAAAACCACACGAATCCAGTAAAAATAGGAAATCTTCATGCTTGAAGTCAAAACGTGCACATCAGAGAGCTCACTGTGAATGTAACAAATTGAGGAAATCTTTTAGCGAGAAGTCGAACCTTACTCAACATCAGAGAATGCACGCAGGAGGAAAACCTGATGAGTATAACAGAAGGGAGGAAGCCTTGCAGAAGTCATCCCACACTCAAAATGAGCAAACTcatacagaagagaaaatctATGACTGTAACCAGTGTGGGAAATCCTTCCACAAAAAGCCACACCTGACTCAACATCCAAGAACTCACACAACGGAAAAACCCAGTAAGTGTAATGATAGTGAGAGAGCTGTGAAAAAGGAGTCCTACTTTGCTCTAAAGCAGAGAATTAACATGAGTGAGAAAAGCTTTAAAGGTCGTAAGTGTGAGAAATCCTTCCACAAGGCTTTGAAACTCAGTCAACATCAGATAACATGTTCGGGGGAACCAAATAATGAGTGTAGTGAAAGTGGGAGGGTCTTAAGTAAGAAATCACGCCTCACTCAAAATCAGAGGTCTCACAAAGGGAAGAAAACCTATGACAATAATAAATGTGGGGACAGCTTCCCTAAGAAACCAGACCTTTCTCAACATCAGAGTGTGCACACAGGAAAAAAGCCCTATGAATGTAGTGAATGTGGGAAGTCCTTTTTTGTAAAGTCCAACCTCACTGAGCATCAGAGAACTCACACAGGAGAAAAACCCTACAAATGTCATGAATGTGGAAAATCCTTCTGCCAGAAGTCAGCCCTCACCGTACATCAGAGaactcacacaggagagaaaccctataaatgtaatgaatgtgggaaaaccttctGTGTGAAGTCAAACCTTACTCAACATCAAAGGacccacacaggagagaaaccctataaatgtaATGAATGCTGGAAATCTTTCTGCGTGAAATCCAACCTCATTGTACATCAGAGAActcatacaggagagaaaccctacaGATGTCCCgaatgtgggaaaaccttctATGAAAAGTCAGCCCTCACaaaacatcagagaattcacacaggggaaaaaccctatgaatgtaatgaatgtaGAAAAACCTTCAGCCAGAGGTCAGCCCTCACcaaacatcaaagaaaaaaacataagagGAAAACTCCCACCAACACTCTCCACGTGGAGAAGCCATCCTCTGCGGTTCATAGCCGTTGAACATCAGCAAAATCACAGGGCAGAACCGCTTAGATGTCAACACATGTAGGAAAGTCTTTATCAATAGGTTAGAGCTAATTGGAATTAGAGAAGTAATATAGGAGTGAAATAGGAGCTCTCTATGAATGCTTTGATTGTGTGAAAGCTCTCAAGAAGTAGTCAAAGATATGGAGggcaaatgtattattttaaggaATATGGATAAAAATGTTCTTGTGGGAAAATGTTCTTGTGGAAATAGAAGTCGTATTTCAGATGTGATACCAAACTtgttacaaaaaaagataataaaatattcagttcTTAATAGAATGTGAAAGTGGAGCTTTTGTCAGGAATAAGTTAAGGTCATTGGCACAGCagtgttaaatatatatgtgaagACCTTCTGAAGTATATGGATAGGTATATAGTACATGAGTGTGTTATATAACATGAATTACATGTACGTTGGATTTACATAGGGAACCCACCTCTCTCTGAATCTCAACAATACAGTATATAAGTGAAAATTGAACAGTGACATAACCTGTGCCTCAACAATTGTACTTCTAGATACATACCCTAAAACAACTGGGTGTTCTAAAGGGTGTTTGGAAATACTGGGATGATTAGTTGTCAGTATGATTGAGGGTGCTTCAGGCATTTAGTGTGTGGGAGGACCAAAGATACCCAATACCCTGCACCATGTCAGAGAAAGGACAGGAAAAGGGGCTCATCCAGGATGCCAGCAGCTCCATCACAGGAAAACCCTGCTCTAAAGAAACTCTTGCACATCTGCACCAACAGACATGTAGAAGAAGGTTCATTGCAACCTTTCAGGTTTTTGTAATGAcaattgaaaaaaagagaaagtagcaAATGACCATTAACAATAgactagataaataaatattggtaTGTTTATACAATGGGAATAACATACACCAATGAAAATGAACCTCAGTTATACATATCAAAATTATTATCTTaataatgtttaataaaaaaggaaactataaataccATGTCattgcatttatataaagttcaaaaacaaagaattcaACAGTACACTGTTGAGGGATACATATATAAGTAGTAAAACTACAAAGGAAAGCCAGTGGATGGTTAACACAAAATCTAGGATAGCAGTTACATCTATGGAGGAAGGAGGGGCTTACATTTAGGGAGGAAGCTTTATGTTTCTTAAATGGGTCATGAGTATACaagtatttcttattatttttctttatatatatacatatatatacatacatatttctgTTTATAAGCTATTTAATTTTCAAGAAACAGGTTGAAATAATTGCATTATAATGTTAGCAAGAGCTGGTGTATTCATGTGCAGTCAGTATCTGGGCCCCAAGCACAAATTTGCTTTAGATGGAACCTCCACCCTGGTAACCAATGTCTGTCTCTAATGGCACCCACTGGCCCCTGGAATCTCAAACCTAGCTTCTGACAAACTCAAACCAGAGCCactaagaacaacaacaacaataacaaaaacaaacaaaaaaacaggctgGAGAGTCCATGAGCCATCCTCAAGCTACAGGAATGCAGCTTGGCCTCAAACTCCAAAGAAACACCAAGATATTCCAGGAGTAGAAGGCAGGAGTCAGTTTTAATTCAACATTGATTTCCTGGGGTCACTGAAGGGCATTTCATCAGGCTAAGTGCTCTGAAGAATTCAAAGACGGTTATTAAAATACATGTCTGGGTTTTAGGCGATGTGGTATATTGAAAAGCCTctaaaaagactgacaaaaagagagagaaggcataaattaccaatatcagtaaTGAAACAGGGGATATCATGCCAGACCCTGAAGACATCAAAATGATAATAGGGGAATCTGTGAacaattttatttgtataaatttgacaacttaggttAAATAGACCGATTcctccaaaaataaaaactatcacaACTCACCCAAT
This DNA window, taken from Balaenoptera ricei isolate mBalRic1 chromosome 15, mBalRic1.hap2, whole genome shotgun sequence, encodes the following:
- the LOC132349464 gene encoding zinc finger protein 248-like; protein product: MNTAQGSVLFEDVLVDFTQKEWQLLDRAQRLLYRDVMLENYGHLVSLGHCVSKPELILKLEQEEEPWILKGQLPSESHPEVQRTNNMKEISQENEDKYLRQGLFINNKALTEERNKTFRETLNMTTNPVPSKKRSYQCDPFVTNLKSVFELVISNRSSVRKKSNDFNGCGFLTTVHEKTHTGNKPSENDQKRKSHSEKSNLTQHQRMHAGGKPDEYNRREEALQKSSHTQNEQTHTEEKIYDCNQCGKSFHKKPHLTQHPRTHTTEKPSKCNDSERACSESGRVLSKKSRLTQNQRSHKGKKTYDNNKCGDSFPKKPDLSQHQSVHTGKKPYECSECGKSFFVKSNLTEHQRTHTGEKPYKCHECGKSFCQKSALTVHQRTHTGEKPYKCNECGKTFCVKSNLTQHQRTHTGEKPYKCNECWKSFCVKSNLIVHQRTHTGEKPYRCPECGKTFYEKSALTKHQRIHTGEKPYECNECRKTFSQRSALTKHQRKKHKRKTPTNTLHVEKPSSAVHSR